A stretch of the Oceanicola sp. D3 genome encodes the following:
- the dapD gene encoding 2,3,4,5-tetrahydropyridine-2,6-dicarboxylate N-succinyltransferase: MSNAQLEAAIEAAWEGRDAITPATTGETREAIEDTLAALDGGSLRVAERRENGDWHVNQWAKKAVLLGFRIKDMEEQSGGPQGGGWWDKVDSKFKGWGDNQWKAAGFRAVPNAIVRKSAYIAPGVVLMPSFVNLGAYVDEGTMVDTWATVGSCAQIGKGVHLSGGVGIGGVLEPMQAGPTIIEDNCFIGARSEVVEGCIVREGSVLGMGVYIGQSTKIVDRETGEVMYGEVPPYSVVVSGSMPSKNGINLYCAVIVKRVDAKTRSKTGINELLRD; encoded by the coding sequence ATGTCGAACGCCCAGCTTGAAGCCGCCATCGAAGCCGCCTGGGAAGGCCGCGATGCAATTACCCCCGCCACCACTGGCGAAACCCGCGAGGCGATTGAAGATACGCTGGCCGCGCTGGACGGGGGCAGCCTGCGGGTGGCGGAGCGGCGTGAGAACGGCGACTGGCATGTAAACCAGTGGGCCAAGAAGGCGGTGCTGCTGGGGTTCCGGATCAAGGACATGGAAGAGCAATCCGGCGGGCCGCAGGGTGGCGGCTGGTGGGACAAGGTGGACAGCAAGTTCAAGGGCTGGGGTGACAACCAGTGGAAGGCCGCCGGTTTCCGCGCGGTGCCGAATGCGATTGTTCGCAAGAGCGCCTACATCGCGCCCGGCGTGGTGCTGATGCCCTCCTTCGTGAACCTCGGGGCCTATGTGGACGAGGGCACCATGGTGGATACATGGGCTACCGTCGGTTCCTGCGCGCAGATCGGCAAGGGCGTGCACCTGAGCGGCGGCGTGGGTATTGGCGGCGTGCTGGAGCCAATGCAGGCGGGGCCGACGATCATCGAAGACAACTGCTTCATCGGGGCGCGCTCCGAGGTGGTGGAAGGCTGCATCGTGCGGGAAGGCTCGGTGCTGGGCATGGGCGTTTACATCGGTCAGTCCACCAAGATCGTCGACCGGGAGACCGGCGAGGTGATGTATGGCGAGGTGCCGCCCTACTCGGTGGTCGTCTCGGGTTCGATGCCGAGCAAGAACGGGATCAACCTCTATTGCGCCGTGATCGTGAAGCGGGTGGACGCCAAGACACGCTCCAAGACCGGCATCAATGAGCTGCTGCGCGACTGA
- a CDS encoding TIGR00730 family Rossman fold protein, whose amino-acid sequence MNDASRFRDAGEDKRTAHEVPDTPQTRAPAYTLAFADEDFLCRDELRPVRLQLELLKPELLMEEHGIRSTVVLFGGARIPEPAKKDTARTETLAELSAFYDEARTFARLMTERSLASGGTEDVVVTGGGPGVMEAGNRGAADAGGHSIGLNIVLPHEQAPNEYVTPDLCFNFHYFAIRKMHFLMRARAVAVFPGGFGTLDETFEALTLIQTGRMQKVPFLLFGKAFWEKIINWDALKDAGTISPDDLDLFKFVDSAEEAVAAIDSWEGAGEKRGEIPGR is encoded by the coding sequence ATGAACGACGCCAGCCGCTTTCGCGACGCCGGAGAAGACAAGCGCACTGCCCATGAGGTGCCCGATACCCCGCAAACCCGCGCCCCGGCCTACACCCTCGCCTTTGCCGATGAAGATTTCCTCTGCCGCGACGAGCTGCGCCCCGTGCGCCTGCAACTCGAGCTGCTGAAGCCAGAGCTGCTGATGGAAGAGCACGGCATCCGCTCCACCGTGGTCCTCTTCGGCGGCGCGCGCATCCCCGAGCCCGCCAAGAAAGACACCGCCCGCACTGAGACGCTGGCAGAGCTTTCCGCGTTTTACGACGAGGCCCGCACCTTCGCCCGGCTGATGACAGAGCGTTCGCTGGCCTCAGGTGGCACCGAGGATGTGGTGGTTACAGGCGGCGGCCCCGGCGTGATGGAGGCCGGCAACCGCGGTGCGGCAGACGCCGGAGGACACTCCATCGGCCTCAACATCGTGCTGCCCCACGAGCAGGCGCCCAACGAATACGTCACGCCGGACCTCTGCTTCAACTTCCACTACTTCGCGATCCGCAAGATGCACTTCCTGATGCGCGCCCGTGCCGTCGCCGTCTTTCCCGGCGGCTTCGGCACGCTGGATGAAACCTTCGAGGCGCTCACCCTCATTCAGACCGGCCGCATGCAGAAGGTGCCCTTCCTCCTGTTCGGAAAGGCCTTTTGGGAAAAGATCATCAACTGGGATGCCCTGAAGGACGCAGGGACCATCAGCCCAGACGATCTTGACCTGTTCAAATTCGTGGACTCGGCGGAGGAGGCTGTTGCGGCCATCGACAGCTGGGAAGGCGCAGGTGAGAAGCGTGGGGAAATCCCGGGGCGGTAG
- a CDS encoding Trm112 family protein, with protein MSDETATAHSGVERHVLEALVCPETQGVLRYDSEAGELISERAGLAFPIRDGIPIMLVDEARRIDD; from the coding sequence ATGAGCGACGAAACGGCCACCGCCCATTCCGGGGTCGAGCGCCATGTGCTGGAGGCCTTGGTCTGCCCCGAGACCCAAGGCGTGTTGCGCTATGATTCCGAGGCCGGAGAACTGATCTCCGAACGCGCCGGCCTCGCCTTTCCCATCCGCGACGGTATCCCGATCATGCTGGTAGACGAGGCCCGGCGGATCGACGATTAA
- a CDS encoding LON peptidase substrate-binding domain-containing protein → MMHSGDLPETIPIFPLPGALLLPRARLPLHIFEPRYLAMLDDALKTSTRLIGMVQPCEGPKGCGCEPGRLQKIGCAGRLTGFSETEDGRYMVTLTGISRFRIQESVEGFTPYRRVKPCWKGFDRDLGQPEHDKGFNRERFMPKLCRYFEAQGLSTDWDSLEEADDELLINSLSMLCPFEVEDKQALLEAPSLETRRETLVTLIEFALRSGEDGEERLQ, encoded by the coding sequence ATGATGCACTCAGGCGATCTTCCCGAAACGATCCCGATTTTCCCGCTGCCCGGAGCGCTGCTGTTGCCGCGCGCCCGGTTGCCGCTGCACATCTTCGAGCCGCGCTACCTTGCGATGCTCGACGATGCGCTGAAAACCTCCACCCGCCTCATCGGCATGGTCCAACCCTGCGAAGGCCCCAAGGGCTGCGGGTGCGAGCCGGGGCGGTTGCAGAAGATCGGCTGCGCCGGGCGGCTCACCGGGTTTTCCGAAACCGAGGATGGCCGCTACATGGTCACCCTCACCGGCATCTCGCGCTTCCGGATTCAGGAAAGTGTCGAGGGCTTCACGCCCTATCGGCGTGTCAAACCTTGCTGGAAGGGGTTTGACCGGGATCTCGGCCAACCCGAGCACGACAAGGGCTTCAACCGCGAACGTTTCATGCCCAAGCTCTGCCGCTACTTCGAGGCGCAGGGCCTGTCGACGGATTGGGACAGCCTCGAAGAAGCCGATGACGAGTTGCTCATCAACTCGCTCTCGATGCTCTGCCCCTTCGAGGTTGAAGACAAACAGGCGCTGCTGGAGGCGCCTTCACTCGAAACCCGGCGCGAGACGCTGGTAACCCTGATCGAGTTTGCCCTGCGCAGCGGCGAAGACGGAGAGGAACGGCTACAATGA
- the trxA gene encoding thioredoxin: MLELGQGNTEAPAGDLIKDVNEADFMAEVIEASQTVPVIVDFWATWCGPCKTLGPQLEAAVTAQKGKVKMAKVDVDQNQGIAGQLRIQSIPTVYAFWQGQPVDGFQGALPESQLKEFVAKIAALAPEADGGLADAINAAEEMLEEGAAADAAEVFAGVLEEEPENAQAYGGLVRAYIAAGQVEQADALLNNAPEAVATSAEVEAARAQIDLLKQAESAGPVAELTAAVEADPDNHQARFDLATALHANGDTEAAVDHLLELFRRDREWNDGAAKTQLFTIFDALKPQDPVVLTGRRKLSSMIFA, encoded by the coding sequence ATGCTCGAACTTGGCCAAGGCAACACCGAAGCCCCCGCAGGCGACCTGATCAAGGACGTGAACGAAGCCGACTTCATGGCGGAGGTCATCGAAGCGTCGCAGACCGTGCCGGTGATCGTGGATTTCTGGGCCACATGGTGCGGCCCCTGCAAAACGCTTGGCCCCCAGCTCGAGGCCGCCGTGACCGCCCAGAAGGGCAAGGTGAAGATGGCCAAGGTCGATGTCGACCAGAACCAAGGCATCGCCGGGCAGCTGCGCATCCAGTCCATTCCCACGGTCTATGCCTTCTGGCAAGGCCAGCCGGTGGACGGCTTTCAAGGCGCGCTGCCCGAAAGCCAGCTAAAGGAGTTTGTTGCCAAAATCGCCGCTCTGGCCCCAGAGGCCGATGGCGGGCTGGCCGATGCAATCAACGCCGCTGAGGAAATGCTGGAAGAAGGCGCCGCCGCCGATGCCGCCGAGGTTTTCGCCGGGGTGCTTGAGGAAGAGCCAGAGAACGCCCAGGCTTATGGCGGGCTGGTGCGGGCCTATATTGCTGCCGGGCAGGTGGAGCAAGCTGACGCCCTGCTGAACAACGCGCCGGAAGCCGTGGCGACAAGCGCCGAGGTGGAGGCTGCCCGCGCCCAGATCGACCTGCTCAAACAGGCCGAAAGCGCAGGCCCCGTTGCCGAGTTGACGGCCGCCGTCGAGGCGGACCCCGACAACCATCAGGCCCGGTTTGACCTTGCCACGGCGCTTCATGCCAACGGCGACACCGAAGCGGCGGTGGATCATCTGCTCGAACTGTTCCGCCGGGATCGCGAGTGGAACGATGGCGCAGCCAAGACCCAGCTCTTCACCATCTTCGATGCGCTGAAACCGCAGGATCCGGTGGTGCTGACGGGCCGTCGTAAACTCTCCTCGATGATATTTGCCTGA